A portion of the Diprion similis isolate iyDipSimi1 chromosome 4, iyDipSimi1.1, whole genome shotgun sequence genome contains these proteins:
- the LOC124405857 gene encoding ATP-dependent RNA helicase DDX42 isoform X1 — protein MSYHRGGGNKPKGFGFAGFQVAGTKRSGVNIPPPPNNSTLSKQGYHTMNSITENALSANWGIPKKRSKTEEEYFEDDDDAPTSSLEYIPAPGSPTYELMKKDNRKQESDSDEDPLDAFMAGIDAEVKKNTFEAELAEEMRKEDKSKGIRTDIDGEDDEESYYKYMEEHPTAGLQQEDSDQEIEYDEDGNPIPPPKKKDIDPLPPLDHSEIIYEPFEKNFYNVHEEIANLNKQQVEDLRQTLGIKVTGPSAPNPVTSFAHFGFDDALIKSIRKNEYTQPTPIQAQAIPAALSGRDLIGIAKTGSGKTAAFIWPMLVHIMDQQELKPGDGPVGLILAPTRELSQQIYQEAKKFGKVYNIQVCCCYGGGSKWEQSKALEGGAEIVVATPGRMIDLVKMKATNLARVSFLVLDEADRMFDMGFEPQVRSICNHVRPDRQTLLFSATFKKRVEKLARDVLTDPIRIVQGDVGEANTDVTQHVVMFNSNPAAKWSWLLHNIVEFLSAGSLLIFVTKKLNAEEVSNNLKLKEFDVLLLHGDMDQIERNKVITAFKRQEISILVATDVAARGLDIPHIKTVLNYDVARDIDTHTHRIGRTGRAGEKGTAFTLVTDKDKEFAGHLVRNLEGANQEVPKGLLDLALQSAWFRKSRFKGGKGKSLNVGGAGLGFRGRVTDGTNSGQSGGSSNPSSKDISEVVKKLERHGPGSDRLSAMKAAFKSQYNTQFRASSDHTWEQTIQPASVAMPPPPPMLPSSPPPTAAAGLSEQSETQEYQNSNSAATGERRRVRKSRWE, from the exons ATGAGTTACCACCGGGGAGGTGGTAACAAGCCAAAGGGCTTTGGCTTCGCTGGATTTCAAGTAGCTGGTACCAAGAGAAGCGGGGTCAACATTCCGCCACCTCCGAACAACTCGACTTTAAGCAAACAGGGTTATCACACGATGAATTCTATCACCGAGAACGCTCTATCTGCAAACTGGGGGATACCTAAAAAGCGAAGCAAAACTGAGGAAGA ATATTTTGAGGATGATGACGACGCGCCGACTTCCTCATTGGAATATATCCCTGCGCCTGGTTCTCCGACCTATGAACTTATGAAGAAAGATAATCGAAAACAGGAAAGTGACAGTGATGAGGATCCACTCGACGCATTCATGGCTGGAATCGATGCTGAAGTTAAGAAGAATACCTTCGAAGCTGAGCTTGCTGAAGAGATGAGAAAGGAAGACAAATCCAAGGGAATCAGAACCGACATCGATGGTGAAGACGACGAGGAGAGTTACTACAA atatatGGAAGAACACCCCACAGCAGGGCTTCAGCAAGAGGACTCGGATCAGGAGATCGAGTATGACGAAGATGGGAACCCAATACCACCGCCAAAAAAGAAGGACATTGATCCCTTGCCTCCACTCGATCAcagtgaaataatttacgaaccatttgaaaagaatttctatAACGTACATGAGGAGATTGCGAATTTAAACAAGCAGCAAGTCGAGGACTTGCGGCAGACCTTAGGAATCAAAGTGACCGGTCCTTCCGCTCCTAATCCAGTCACCAGCTTTGCTCATTTTGGATTCGACGATGCTTTGATAAAGTCGATTAGAAAAAACGAGTACACTCAGCCGACTCCTATTCAGGCACAGGCGATACCTGCTGCTCTGAGTGGCCGGGATTTGATCGGAATTGCTAAGACTGGTAGCGGAAAAACAGCGGCATTTATTTGGCCAATGTTGGTGCATATTATGGACCAGCAGGAACTAAAGCCAGGCGATGGACCGGTCGGTCTGATATTAGCGCCAACCAGAGAATTATCACAGCAG ATATACCAAGAGGCTAAAAAGTTTGGCAAGGTGTATAACATACAGGTATGCTGTTGCTATGGGGGTGGCAGTAAATGGGAGCAAAGCAAAGCCTTGGAAGGCGGCGCGGAAATAGTCGTTGCTACTCCTGGTCGAATGATCGATTTGGTCAAGATGAAGGCTACCAATttggctagagtctcgtttcTCGTGCTTGACGAAGCTGACAGAATGTTTGACATGGGTTTTG AACCACAGGTAAGGTCGATTTGCAACCATGTCAGGCCAGACAGACAAACGCTACTTTTCAGTGCGACTTTTAAGAAGAGGGTTGAAAAACTGGCACGTGACGTGCTCACGGATCCTATAAGGATTGTCCAAGGAGATGTAGGAGAAGCTAATACAGACGTGACGCAACACGTTGTCATGTTCAACAGCAATCCTGCTGCCAAATGGTCTTGGTTATTGCATAACATCGTTGAATTTCTCAGCGCTGGTAGTTTACTCATATTTGTGACTAAAAAG CTAAACGCTGAGGAGGTCTCCAACAATCTGAAATTGAAGGAATTCGACGTTCTCTTGCTGCACGGTGATATGGACCAAATTGAACGAAACAAAGTTATCACTGCTTTCAAGAGACAAGAAATAAGTATACTTGTCGCTACCGATGTCGCAG CTCGCGGTTTGGATATCCCTCACATAAAAACGGTACTGAATTACGATGTGGCGCGCGACATAGACACGCATACACACAGGATAGGGAGGACAGGTCGAGCAGGAGAAAAGGGAACAGCGTTCACTCTGGTCACCGACAAAGATAAAGAATTCGCCGGTCATTTAGTGAGAAATCTAGAGGGAGCGAATCAAGAAGTACCGAAAGGTCTGCTCGATCTGGCCTTGCAAAGTGCCTGGTTCAGGAAATCGAGATTCAAAGGTGGAAAAGGCAAAAGTTTGAACGTTGGCGGTGCAGGACTCGGGTTCAGAGGTCGAGTGACCGATGGAACAAACAGTGGACAG AGTGGCGGATCCTCGAATCCGTCATCGAAAGACATCAGCgaagtagtaaaaaaattggagagaCATGGACCGGGAAGCGATCGACTATCGGCGATGAAAGCCGCCTTCAAAAGCCAGTACAACACtcag T
- the LOC124405857 gene encoding ATP-dependent RNA helicase DDX42 isoform X2, translated as MKKDNRKQESDSDEDPLDAFMAGIDAEVKKNTFEAELAEEMRKEDKSKGIRTDIDGEDDEESYYKYMEEHPTAGLQQEDSDQEIEYDEDGNPIPPPKKKDIDPLPPLDHSEIIYEPFEKNFYNVHEEIANLNKQQVEDLRQTLGIKVTGPSAPNPVTSFAHFGFDDALIKSIRKNEYTQPTPIQAQAIPAALSGRDLIGIAKTGSGKTAAFIWPMLVHIMDQQELKPGDGPVGLILAPTRELSQQIYQEAKKFGKVYNIQVCCCYGGGSKWEQSKALEGGAEIVVATPGRMIDLVKMKATNLARVSFLVLDEADRMFDMGFEPQVRSICNHVRPDRQTLLFSATFKKRVEKLARDVLTDPIRIVQGDVGEANTDVTQHVVMFNSNPAAKWSWLLHNIVEFLSAGSLLIFVTKKLNAEEVSNNLKLKEFDVLLLHGDMDQIERNKVITAFKRQEISILVATDVAARGLDIPHIKTVLNYDVARDIDTHTHRIGRTGRAGEKGTAFTLVTDKDKEFAGHLVRNLEGANQEVPKGLLDLALQSAWFRKSRFKGGKGKSLNVGGAGLGFRGRVTDGTNSGQSGGSSNPSSKDISEVVKKLERHGPGSDRLSAMKAAFKSQYNTQFRASSDHTWEQTIQPASVAMPPPPPMLPSSPPPTAAAGLSEQSETQEYQNSNSAATGERRRVRKSRWE; from the exons ATGAAGAAAGATAATCGAAAACAGGAAAGTGACAGTGATGAGGATCCACTCGACGCATTCATGGCTGGAATCGATGCTGAAGTTAAGAAGAATACCTTCGAAGCTGAGCTTGCTGAAGAGATGAGAAAGGAAGACAAATCCAAGGGAATCAGAACCGACATCGATGGTGAAGACGACGAGGAGAGTTACTACAA atatatGGAAGAACACCCCACAGCAGGGCTTCAGCAAGAGGACTCGGATCAGGAGATCGAGTATGACGAAGATGGGAACCCAATACCACCGCCAAAAAAGAAGGACATTGATCCCTTGCCTCCACTCGATCAcagtgaaataatttacgaaccatttgaaaagaatttctatAACGTACATGAGGAGATTGCGAATTTAAACAAGCAGCAAGTCGAGGACTTGCGGCAGACCTTAGGAATCAAAGTGACCGGTCCTTCCGCTCCTAATCCAGTCACCAGCTTTGCTCATTTTGGATTCGACGATGCTTTGATAAAGTCGATTAGAAAAAACGAGTACACTCAGCCGACTCCTATTCAGGCACAGGCGATACCTGCTGCTCTGAGTGGCCGGGATTTGATCGGAATTGCTAAGACTGGTAGCGGAAAAACAGCGGCATTTATTTGGCCAATGTTGGTGCATATTATGGACCAGCAGGAACTAAAGCCAGGCGATGGACCGGTCGGTCTGATATTAGCGCCAACCAGAGAATTATCACAGCAG ATATACCAAGAGGCTAAAAAGTTTGGCAAGGTGTATAACATACAGGTATGCTGTTGCTATGGGGGTGGCAGTAAATGGGAGCAAAGCAAAGCCTTGGAAGGCGGCGCGGAAATAGTCGTTGCTACTCCTGGTCGAATGATCGATTTGGTCAAGATGAAGGCTACCAATttggctagagtctcgtttcTCGTGCTTGACGAAGCTGACAGAATGTTTGACATGGGTTTTG AACCACAGGTAAGGTCGATTTGCAACCATGTCAGGCCAGACAGACAAACGCTACTTTTCAGTGCGACTTTTAAGAAGAGGGTTGAAAAACTGGCACGTGACGTGCTCACGGATCCTATAAGGATTGTCCAAGGAGATGTAGGAGAAGCTAATACAGACGTGACGCAACACGTTGTCATGTTCAACAGCAATCCTGCTGCCAAATGGTCTTGGTTATTGCATAACATCGTTGAATTTCTCAGCGCTGGTAGTTTACTCATATTTGTGACTAAAAAG CTAAACGCTGAGGAGGTCTCCAACAATCTGAAATTGAAGGAATTCGACGTTCTCTTGCTGCACGGTGATATGGACCAAATTGAACGAAACAAAGTTATCACTGCTTTCAAGAGACAAGAAATAAGTATACTTGTCGCTACCGATGTCGCAG CTCGCGGTTTGGATATCCCTCACATAAAAACGGTACTGAATTACGATGTGGCGCGCGACATAGACACGCATACACACAGGATAGGGAGGACAGGTCGAGCAGGAGAAAAGGGAACAGCGTTCACTCTGGTCACCGACAAAGATAAAGAATTCGCCGGTCATTTAGTGAGAAATCTAGAGGGAGCGAATCAAGAAGTACCGAAAGGTCTGCTCGATCTGGCCTTGCAAAGTGCCTGGTTCAGGAAATCGAGATTCAAAGGTGGAAAAGGCAAAAGTTTGAACGTTGGCGGTGCAGGACTCGGGTTCAGAGGTCGAGTGACCGATGGAACAAACAGTGGACAG AGTGGCGGATCCTCGAATCCGTCATCGAAAGACATCAGCgaagtagtaaaaaaattggagagaCATGGACCGGGAAGCGATCGACTATCGGCGATGAAAGCCGCCTTCAAAAGCCAGTACAACACtcag T